One window of the Archangium primigenium genome contains the following:
- a CDS encoding tetratricopeptide repeat protein: protein MSFGNPSRRAAMGSSPRARSRRALGLSLLVVVLLAASAGHAGGPSRNKGGGGPSGTSSVHERSAREFVFCGEETVPRKAFQRKGATHFVVADFRPRSERAEDIELGRAAANTVDRLLRDYMVRVAMEEDEKQAQTQTSKELEVYRLRCVIQDATAALAIGKAMGADLLLWGDAVCPLGQGQGARLVNIITTIEAKDNSRIHTGEVSAGVELPKVETGSFCARASMTTPDWPMMDSGGDEARSAWVLELGNVELPQVVAGDALGLTLFVGGLHFYKRDDYPRALRLFRRASETLRTDSRSAATLLRVMGLTEFKAGRSDRAANFFQRCETVAEADAPVWWSCRSLRVTAHALAAHLTEAKALAEDALQRARRTGHRNGEALSLMSLSVLALHLSDFKEARARYTEALSVDQTTGLTTMRLPLSALEDEGLDTSELKEARGRREMELALYGFLGRRMEMAVTRLELGDLSLRLLEPEEARSQYEQALGLRDAIGVPVFAAAVLNRLGSVALLTSDVKEARARYLEALSLFREHGSPLGEAESLATLGGVALLISDMKEARARCAEALALYRSIGSRQGEPYALSCLGSVALLTSDMKEARSRFAEALALYRTLGQVMGEANTLKSQGDLASRLAEFDAAREKYTQALALYRTAQLPLGEASVLRSQGDLALRMSEENEARDTYEQALALYQSHRFRLGEAHTLKSQGDLALHLSKPQEAQEKYEGALKLFQAIEPGALEAGARFGLGRVAEALGREDEASAAHAQARAGFERTGCRQCLVTMDWRRGLVLSKRGETQRAREVLVGARQAAMDLGEVALTRDIQASLDALGGAARP, encoded by the coding sequence GTGTCATTCGGCAATCCATCAAGGCGAGCGGCGATGGGGTCATCACCACGGGCTCGGTCAAGGCGCGCGTTGGGCCTTAGTCTCCTGGTCGTCGTCCTGCTCGCCGCGTCCGCCGGACACGCGGGCGGTCCGTCGAGGAACAAGGGCGGAGGGGGCCCCAGCGGCACGTCTTCCGTCCACGAGCGGAGCGCGAGGGAATTCGTCTTCTGCGGCGAGGAGACGGTTCCGCGCAAGGCATTCCAGCGCAAGGGGGCGACGCACTTCGTCGTGGCCGATTTCCGCCCCCGCTCCGAGCGGGCGGAGGACATCGAGCTGGGTCGCGCGGCGGCCAATACCGTGGACCGCCTGCTGCGCGACTACATGGTCCGTGTGGCCATGGAAGAGGATGAGAAGCAGGCGCAGACGCAGACGTCGAAGGAATTGGAGGTCTACCGCTTGAGGTGCGTCATCCAGGACGCGACGGCGGCGCTCGCCATCGGGAAGGCGATGGGGGCCGACCTGCTCCTCTGGGGAGACGCGGTGTGTCCCCTGGGCCAGGGGCAGGGCGCGCGGTTGGTGAACATCATCACGACGATCGAGGCGAAGGACAACTCCCGCATCCACACGGGCGAGGTCTCGGCGGGGGTGGAATTGCCCAAGGTGGAGACGGGCTCGTTCTGCGCGCGTGCCTCCATGACCACACCCGACTGGCCCATGATGGACAGCGGTGGCGATGAGGCCCGCTCCGCATGGGTCCTGGAGTTGGGCAACGTGGAGCTGCCTCAAGTCGTCGCGGGCGACGCGTTGGGACTCACGCTGTTCGTGGGCGGACTGCACTTCTACAAGCGGGACGACTACCCGCGCGCGCTGCGCCTGTTTCGCCGTGCCTCGGAGACGCTGCGCACGGACTCACGAAGCGCGGCGACGTTGCTGCGGGTCATGGGACTGACCGAGTTCAAGGCGGGGCGCTCCGATCGCGCCGCGAACTTCTTCCAGCGTTGCGAGACCGTGGCGGAGGCGGACGCTCCAGTCTGGTGGAGCTGTCGTTCTCTGCGGGTGACGGCACACGCCCTCGCGGCGCACCTGACCGAGGCCAAGGCGCTCGCCGAAGACGCGCTCCAACGCGCTCGGCGGACGGGGCACCGGAACGGCGAGGCACTCAGTCTGATGAGCCTGAGTGTCCTGGCCCTGCACCTGTCGGATTTCAAGGAGGCCCGGGCCAGATACACGGAGGCCCTGTCGGTGGACCAGACGACTGGACTGACGACGATGCGCCTTCCCCTGTCGGCATTGGAAGACGAGGGCCTGGACACATCGGAGTTGAAGGAGGCGAGGGGGCGCCGTGAAATGGAGTTGGCCCTGTATGGATTCCTGGGGCGCCGCATGGAGATGGCGGTCACGCGGTTGGAACTGGGCGATCTCTCGCTGCGCCTCCTCGAGCCCGAGGAGGCTCGGAGTCAATATGAGCAGGCCCTGGGCCTGCGGGACGCCATCGGTGTCCCCGTGTTCGCCGCGGCGGTGTTGAACAGGTTGGGAAGCGTGGCACTGCTCACGTCGGACGTGAAGGAGGCCCGCGCGCGGTATCTAGAGGCGCTGTCGCTCTTTCGTGAACACGGCTCTCCCTTGGGGGAGGCGGAGTCATTGGCCACTCTGGGCGGTGTCGCGCTGCTCATCTCGGACATGAAAGAGGCCCGAGCACGATGCGCGGAAGCACTCGCTCTGTACCGGTCCATCGGATCACGGCAGGGCGAGCCTTATGCCCTGTCCTGCCTGGGCAGTGTCGCGCTGCTCACCTCGGACATGAAGGAGGCCCGCTCACGGTTCGCGGAAGCGCTCGCGCTGTACCGGACGCTCGGCCAGGTCATGGGTGAGGCCAATACGCTCAAGAGCCAGGGCGATCTGGCCTCGCGCCTGGCGGAGTTCGATGCGGCCCGGGAGAAGTACACGCAAGCCCTCGCGCTGTACCGGACCGCCCAACTGCCACTCGGAGAGGCCAGCGTGTTGAGGAGTCAGGGAGACTTGGCCCTGCGCATGTCGGAGGAGAACGAGGCGCGCGACACGTACGAGCAAGCGCTCGCCCTCTATCAGTCCCACCGCTTCCGCCTGGGAGAAGCGCACACGCTCAAGAGCCAGGGCGATCTGGCCCTGCACCTATCGAAGCCACAAGAGGCCCAGGAGAAGTACGAAGGGGCGCTGAAGCTGTTCCAGGCCATCGAGCCCGGTGCCCTTGAGGCGGGTGCACGCTTCGGACTGGGACGGGTCGCCGAGGCCCTGGGCCGCGAGGACGAGGCCTCCGCGGCGCACGCACAAGCGCGCGCGGGCTTCGAGCGGACCGGTTGCCGTCAGTGCCTCGTCACGATGGACTGGCGGCGAGGACTCGTCCTCTCCAAACGGGGCGAGACGCAGCGGGCCCGTGAGGTGCTCGTCGGCGCACGGCAAGCCGCGATGGACCTTGGCGAAGTGGCCTTGACCCGTGACATCCAAGCCTCTCTGGACGCGCTCGGCGGGGCGGCGCGTCCGTGA
- a CDS encoding fascin domain-containing protein: MQPRPAPALFSPPRRARVPTGLAAVMLLVTGAGCGGLPSPDEREESETQAAALAAVPGTVTLRTWSGHYLLADKGGGADLLASSTTPQEWESFTLTDLNGGSLVSGDVVTLRSVSGQYGSALNGGGGAIRFTATAAQSWEQFTVTKLNGTGAIGAGDTLALKTVVTGQYVSAANAGGGTVSATGAAAREWETFTLGVPGNGIAASTVLFVGNSFTHGHEEPVYSYNRGAVTDANGSAQGGVPGIFKQLTVQAGLSYAVTLETMSGETLGGHYATKAAIIGRAWDTVVLQENSTVPLPTARGGNPTAFTTGADNLRRLVLSANPSARVFLYQTWASPTSVANQGYPSGVTGLKAMQEDLRSAYANAAAQYGFTGVARVGEGFLRAIDQGVADPDPSNGITPGQFNLWSASDSRHAGKYGSYLSASVLFTRLTGADPRALATGSGSAAAALGLSATEAVNIHRIAYEISAQAEPLPSRRQPATRATFSGAVTSGTPAQLTGTATLTSLTTSEGTFSNLVGATASGVTGTNTPNSRGTAPASANAAASGLGANLGANNLGTGYFQLGAGFTARTRFFILESGLASGTLGDDTLVTLVDASNQRVGAFSLALSAGDFTASAAGNTSNALATVYYTGGVASVTGSPAGTVQSKLGAATFSLADLGVTDLASIASATGLRLESGTLDPNAVGFYTVP; encoded by the coding sequence ATGCAGCCACGTCCCGCCCCCGCGCTGTTCTCCCCGCCCCGCCGTGCCCGCGTCCCGACGGGCCTCGCCGCCGTGATGCTGCTGGTGACAGGCGCCGGGTGTGGCGGTCTCCCGTCACCTGACGAGCGCGAGGAGTCGGAGACCCAGGCCGCCGCGCTCGCGGCCGTGCCCGGAACGGTCACCCTGCGCACCTGGTCGGGCCACTACCTCCTGGCGGACAAGGGCGGCGGCGCGGACCTCCTGGCCTCCAGCACCACGCCCCAGGAGTGGGAGTCGTTCACCCTCACGGACCTGAACGGGGGCTCGCTCGTGAGCGGCGACGTGGTGACGCTCCGGAGCGTCAGCGGGCAGTACGGCTCGGCCCTCAATGGCGGCGGCGGCGCCATCCGCTTCACCGCCACTGCGGCCCAGTCCTGGGAGCAGTTCACCGTCACCAAGCTCAACGGCACGGGCGCCATCGGCGCCGGGGACACGCTCGCGCTCAAGACGGTCGTCACCGGGCAGTACGTCTCGGCGGCCAACGCGGGCGGCGGCACCGTGAGCGCCACGGGCGCCGCGGCGCGCGAGTGGGAGACGTTCACCCTGGGCGTGCCCGGCAACGGCATCGCGGCGAGCACCGTGCTCTTCGTGGGCAACAGCTTCACCCACGGCCACGAGGAGCCCGTCTATTCGTACAACCGGGGCGCCGTCACCGACGCCAACGGCAGCGCGCAGGGCGGCGTGCCGGGCATCTTCAAGCAGCTCACCGTGCAGGCGGGGCTCTCGTACGCCGTCACCCTCGAGACCATGAGCGGCGAGACGCTCGGCGGGCACTACGCCACCAAGGCCGCCATCATCGGCCGCGCCTGGGACACCGTGGTGCTCCAGGAGAACAGCACCGTGCCCCTGCCCACCGCCCGGGGCGGCAACCCCACCGCGTTCACCACCGGCGCGGACAACCTGCGGCGGCTCGTGCTGTCGGCCAACCCCTCGGCCCGCGTGTTCCTCTACCAGACGTGGGCCTCGCCCACCTCGGTCGCCAACCAGGGCTACCCCAGCGGCGTCACGGGCCTCAAGGCCATGCAGGAGGACCTGCGCAGCGCCTATGCCAACGCCGCGGCCCAGTACGGCTTCACCGGCGTGGCCCGCGTGGGCGAGGGCTTCCTGCGCGCCATCGATCAGGGCGTGGCGGATCCGGATCCCTCCAACGGCATCACCCCGGGCCAGTTCAACCTCTGGAGCGCCTCGGACAGCCGCCACGCGGGCAAGTACGGCAGCTACCTGTCCGCGTCCGTGCTGTTCACCCGGCTCACTGGCGCGGATCCCCGCGCCCTGGCCACGGGCTCGGGCAGCGCCGCGGCGGCCCTGGGCCTGAGCGCCACCGAGGCGGTCAACATCCACCGCATCGCGTATGAGATCTCCGCCCAGGCCGAGCCGCTCCCGTCCCGGCGCCAGCCCGCCACGCGCGCCACCTTCTCGGGCGCGGTGACGAGCGGCACCCCGGCCCAGCTCACCGGCACGGCGACGCTCACCTCGCTCACCACCTCGGAGGGCACCTTCTCCAACCTCGTGGGCGCCACGGCCTCGGGCGTCACCGGCACCAACACGCCCAACTCGCGCGGCACCGCGCCCGCCTCCGCCAATGCCGCCGCCTCGGGCCTGGGGGCGAACCTCGGCGCCAACAACCTGGGCACCGGCTATTTCCAGCTCGGCGCGGGCTTCACCGCCAGGACGCGCTTCTTCATCCTGGAGAGCGGCCTCGCCTCGGGCACCCTCGGCGATGACACCCTCGTCACGCTCGTCGACGCGTCCAACCAGCGCGTGGGCGCGTTCTCGCTCGCGCTGAGCGCGGGGGACTTCACCGCCTCGGCCGCGGGCAACACGTCCAACGCCCTGGCCACGGTCTACTACACGGGTGGCGTGGCGAGCGTCACCGGCAGCCCCGCGGGCACGGTGCAGTCCAAGCTCGGGGCGGCGACGTTCTCGCTCGCGGATCTGGGCGTCACGGACCTGGCCTCCATCGCCTCCGCCACCGGCCTGCGACTGGAGAGCGGCACCCTGGATCCCAACGCCGTGGGCTTCTACACGGTGCCCTGA